Within the Pseudophryne corroboree isolate aPseCor3 unplaced genomic scaffold, aPseCor3.hap2 scaffold_1242, whole genome shotgun sequence genome, the region ATACAATATGTGTAATAACTTTGTGAACATTGAGTCATAAGAAAACACAGGTGTCACTATCTCACTCACAGAAGAGTCCGTATTTGGGaatatctggatatgggatactcaacctgtacatgactTATGTCTAATGGTCTTCCTTTCCTGAGGTGCTTACTACGGGAGACATTACACCGGGCAGGCTGGCATGGCAGGAGGGAGACATTACACCGGGCAGGCTGGCATGGCAGGAGGGAGACATTACACCGGGCAGGCTGGCATGGCAGGAGGGAGACATTACACCGGGCAGGCTGGCATGGCAGGAGGGAGACATTACACAGGGCAGGTTGGCATGGCAGGAGGGAGACATTACACAGGGCAGGTTGGCATGGCAGGAGGGAGACATTACACCGGGCAGGCTGGCATGGCAGGAGGGAGACATTACACAGGGCAGGCTGGCATGGCAGGAGGCAGACATTACACAGGGCAGGCTGGCATGGAGACATTACACAGGGCAGGCTGGCATGGCAGGAGGGAGACATTACACAGGGCAGGCTGGCACGGGAGGAGGAGACATTACACAGGGCAGGCTGGCATGGCAGGAGGGAGACATTACACAGGGCAGGCTGGCACGGAAAAAGGGAGATATTACCCAGGGCAGGCTGGCATGGAAGGAGGGAGACGTTACACAGGGCAGACTGGCATGGAAGGAGGGAGACGTTACACCGGGCAGGCTGGCATGGAGACATTACACAGGGCAGGCTGGCACGGAAAGAGGAGACATTACACAGGGCAGGCTGGCACGGAAAGAGGAGACATTACACAGGGCAGGCTGGCACGGGAGGAGGAGACATTACACAGGGCAGGCTGGCACGGGCGGAGGGAGACATTACACAGGGCAGGCTGGCATGGCAGGAGGGAGACATTACACAGGGCAGGCTGGCATGGCAGGAGGGAGACATTACACAGGGCAGGCTGGCATGGCAGGAGGGAGACATTACACAGGGCAGGCTGGCATGGCAGGAGGGAGACATTACACAGGGCAGGCTCGCATGGCAGGAGGGAGACATTACACAGGGCAGGCTGGCATGGCAGGAGGGAGACATTACACAGGGCAGGCTGGCATGGAGACATTACACAGGGCAGGCTGGCACGGAAGGAGGAGACATTACACAGGGCAGGCTGGCATGGAGACATTACACAGGGCAGGCTGGCACGGAAGGAGGAGACATTACACAGGGCAGGCTGGCATGGCAGGAGGGAGACATTACACAGGGCAGGCTGGCATGGAGACATTACACAGGGCAGGCTGGCACGGAAGGAGGAGACATTACACAGGGCAGGCTGGCATGGGAGGAGGAGACATTACACAGGGCAGGCTGGCATGGCAGGTGGGAGATATTACCCAGGGCAGGCTGGCATGGAAGGAGGGAGACGTTACACAGGGCAGACTGGCATGGAAGGAGGGACACATTACACCGGGCAGGCTGGCATGGAGACATTACACAGGGCAGGCTGGCATGGGAGGAGGAGACATTACACAGGGCAGGCTGGCATGGCAGGAGGGAGATATTACCCAGGGCAGGCTGGCATGGAAGGAGGGAGACGTTACCCAGGGCAGACTGGCATGGAAGGAGGGACACATTACACCGGGCAGGCTGGCATGGAGACATTACACAGGGCAGGCTGGCATGGAGACATTACACAGGGCAGGCTGGCACGGAAGGAGGAGACATTACACAGGGCAGGCTGGCATGGGAGGAGGAGACATTACACAGGGCAGGCTGGCATGGAGACATTACACAGGGCAGGCTGGCACAGGGAGACATTACACAGGGCAGGCTGGCACAGGGAGACATTACACAGGGCAGGCTGGCACAGGGAGACAATACACAGGGCAGGCTGGCACAGGGAGACAATACACAGGGCAGGCTGGCACAGGGAGACATTACACAGGGCAGGCTGGCATGGAGACATTACACAGGGCAGGCTGGCATGGAGACATTACACAGGGCAGGCTGGCATGGAGACATTACACAGGGCAGGCTGGCGCATGGAGACCTTACACAGGGCAGGCTGGCATGGAGACATTACACAGGGCAGGCTGGCATGGAGACATTACACAGGGCAGGCTGGCATGGAGACATTACACAGGGCAGGCTGGCACAGGGAGACATTACACAGGGCAGGCTGGCACAGGGAGACATTACACAGGGCAGGCTGGCACAGGGAGACATTACACAGGACAGGCTGGCACAGGGAGACATTACACAGGGCAGGCTGGCACAGGGAGACATTACACAGGGCAGGCTGGCACAGGGAGACATTACACAGGGCAGGCTGGCACAGGGAGACATTACACAGGGCAGGCTGGCACAGGGAGACATTACACAGGGCAGGCTGGCACAGGGAGACATTACACAGGGCAGGCTGGCACAGGGAGACATTACACAGGGCAGGCTGGCACAGGGAGACATTACACAGGGCAGGCTGGCACAGGGAGACATTACACAGGGCAGGCTGGCACAGGGAGACATTACCCAGGGCAGGCTGGCACAGGGAGACATTACCCAGGGCAGGCTGGCACAGGGAGACATTACACAGGGCAGGCTGGCATGGAGACATTACACAGGGCAGGCTGGCATGGAGACATTACACAGGGCAGGCTGGCATGGAGACATTACACAGGGCAGGCTGGCATGGAGACATTACACAGGGCAGGCTGGCACAGGGAGACATTACACAGGGCAGGCTGGCACAGGGGGGCAGAATTTGGCAGAGATCCTGTGTGTAGTGTTGCTTTGTCCTTGGCAATATAATCTCTCAGCAGCGTCACCTGTGTTGGTGTCTGAGCCTGATCCCAGCATTAACCGTCTCCTCACCGACAGCCCTGCGTGTGTGTATTACACCATGTGCCCCCCCCTTGTGTGTCCGTGTGTACATAGTGTGCGCCCCCCCTTGTGTGTGTCCCCGTGTGTGTAATACACCATGTGCCCCCCCGTGTGCGTATGTGTCCGTGTGTGTCCACCATGTGCCCCCccacccgtgtgtatatataatatataaacccTGTCCCCACACTTATGCATGTAATCACAGTATACCTGCACACATCTGTATGTAAAGCCCTCGTGAGACCACGTGTGTATGGTCAGTGTACATACGTGTGTCTCTACATGTCAGAGGCCTCTGCACGCAGCACAGTGTTCTCCTCATACACGTGTTACCTGCACCGCTGATGGGAGCGTCCCAGGGTAACACGGTGACTTCTGCCCCCCTCTGGCACAGGCAGCGGATCTGGTTGTATTTCAGGCCACAGTCCAGAGCCGCGATCTTCACACAGCCCCCGGGGTTATAGACACGAGGCTCCTAGGAGAAGCATGACGTTATAATGAGCTCAGCAATGCCATGTATTCAGCCTTGGTGCCTCCCGTCCACCCTGCACCCAGCCCCGGGGCCCCCCGTCCACCCTGCACCCAGCCCCGGGGGGCCCCCGTCCACCCTGCACCCGGGGCCACCACCTAACCCTGccaccctgcacccagccctggggCCACCACCTAACCCTGCCACCCTGCACCCAGCCCCGGGGGGCCCCCGTCCACCCTGCACCCGGGGCCACCACCTAACCCTGCCACCCAGCCCCGGGGCCACCACCTAACCCTGCCACCATGCACCCAGCCCCGGGGCCACCACCTAACCCTGCCACCATGCACCCAGCCCCGGGGCCACCACCTAACCCTGCCACCCTGCACCCAGCCCCGGGGGGCCCCCGTCCACCCTGCACCCGGGGCCACCACCTAACCCTGCCACCCAGCCCCGGGGCCACCACCTAACCCTGCCACCATGCACTCAGCCCTGGGGCCACCACCTAACCCTGCCACCCTGCACCCAGCCCCGGGGCCACCACCTAACCCTGCCACCATGCACTCAGCCCTGGGGCCACCACCTAACCCTGccaccctgcacccagccctggggCCACCACCTAACCCTGccaccctgcacccagccctggggCCACCACCTAACCCTGccaccctgcacccagccctggggCCACCACCTAACCCTGccaccctgcacccagccctggggCCACCACCTAACCCTGccaccctgcacccagccctggggCCACCACCTAACCCTGccaccctgcacccagccctggggCCACCACCTAACCCTGccaccctgcacccagccctggggCCACCACCTAACCCTGCCACCCATTCCCCTCCTTGTCCACTCTGCACCCAGCCCTGGAGCCACCACCTAACCCTGccaccctgcacccagccctgcccccgccccccccttgtccaccctgcacccagccctggggCCACCACCTAACCCTGccaccctgcacccagccctggggCCACCACCTAACCCTGccaccctgcacccagccctggggCCACCACCTAACCCTGCCACCCCTTCCCCTCCTTGTCCACTCTGCACCCAGCCCTGGAGCCACCACCTAACCCTGccaccctgcacccagccctgcccccccccccccttgtccaccctgcacccagccctggggCCACCACCTAACCCTGccaccctgcacccagccctggggCCACCACCTAACCCTGccaccctgcacccagccctggggCCACCACCTAACCCTGCCACCCCTTCCCCTCCTTGTCCACTCTGCACCCAGCCCTGGAGCCACCACCTAACCCTGccaccctgcacccagccctgcccccccccccccccccccccccttgtccaccctgcacccagccctggggCCACCACCTAACCCTGccaccctgcacccagccctggggCCACCACCTAACCCTGccaccctgcacccagccctggggCCACCACCTAACCCTGCCACCCCTTCCCCTCCTTGTCCACTCTGCACCCAGCCCTGGAGCCACCACCTAACCCTGccaccctgcacccagccctgccccccccccccccttgtccaccctgcacccagccctggggCCACCACCTAACCCTGCCACCCTGCTCCCAGCCCTGGGGCCACCACCTAACCCTGCCACCATGCACCCAGCCCTGGGGCCaccacctaaccctgcacccagccctggggCCACCACCTAACCCTGCCACCCTGTACCCAGCCCTGGGGCCACCACCTAACCCTGccaccctgcacccagccctggggCCACCACCTAGCCCTGCAACCCTGCACCCAGCCCTAGGGCCaccacctaaccctgcacccaaccCTGGGGCCACCACCGAACCCTGCATCCATCCCTGCCGccagccctgccccccccccccttccctgtccaCCCTGCACCCAGCACTGGGGCCACCACCTAACTCTGCCACTATGCACCTAACCCTGCCACCATGCACCCAGCACTGGACCAGATATGATATAGTCACAGCCACCCATTGTACATAGCAGGTCATACCTTCAGCGACACCTCCTGCACCAGGTTCCTCTTCCCCGGGTCGTCATACGGGACGTGGCTCTCATCCGTGCCCTGTGGTATGAGCTTGCCCAGCATGGTACCATTCTCCCGGATCTTCTTGGTGAGGGCCCGCGTGTCCACCCCTGGAGGAGGCAGAGAGTGCGGATAAGACAGCAGGCGAGGAACAACTGTCCACGCGATGGGCCCGCGCCGGATATGTGCGCTCAGACATACGCAGCCGATGTGCGTGAATACGATACCGGCAGctaaatcctcactgcaagcggCATCGCTGGAGTACCCGGGTGCGTGCGCAGTGCGACTGACCACAAGACGGCGTGCCACAAAGTTACCAGCTGCTGCGGGCCCCAAATACTATACTGCCCATTGTGCCACAGCCGCTGCAGGCCCCAAATGTTATACTGCCCATTGTGCCGTAGTTACCAGCTGCTGCGGGCCCCGAATACTATACTGCCCACTGTGCCACAGAGTTACCAGCCGCTGCGGGCCCCAAATGCTATACTGTCCACTGTGCCACAGAGTTACCAGCCGCTGCGGGACCCAAATGGTATACTGCCCACTGTGCCGCAAAGTTACCAGCCACTGCAGGCCCCAAATGCTGTACTGTCCACTGTGCCGCAGAGTTACCAGCCGCTGCAGGCCCCAAATGCTATACTGCCCACTGTGCCGCAGAGTTACCAGCTGCTGCGGGCCCCAAATGCTATACTGCCCACTGTGCAGGACGTGTGGCTGAGCATTAGGCCACGCTATTAGTGGTTAGTAGCACACGGGCTCTGTTTCTCATACCTTGCAGCCCGGGGATCCCCTGCTCCTTCAGCCATAGGTCCAGTGACCGCGCACAGCTCCAGTGGCTGGGGTGGTCCGAACACTCGCCCACAATGAGGGCCGCA harbors:
- the LOC134993046 gene encoding keratin-associated protein 16-1-like is translated as MSPCQPALCNVSLCQPALGNVSLCQPALGNVSLCQPALCNVSLCQPALCNVSLCQPALCNVSLCQPALCNVSLCQPALCNVSLCQPALCNVSLCQPALCNVSLCQPALCNVSLCQPALCNVSLLPCVMSPCQPALCNVSLCQPALCIVSLCQPALCIVSLCQPALCNVSLCQPALCNVSLCQPALCNVSMPACPV